The [Eubacterium] siraeum genome contains a region encoding:
- a CDS encoding stage III sporulation protein AE: MKTAVIKTFILLIVLLTAAAFPYRAYAEESVIIDGYSADIPPELEKSLSDAGITPQSIDSEALSVDKVISNVTGMLWESIKSPLKLLISLISVTLLCSIANVFADNTSGNLKTVFSLVSVLACSTITVSAASDSLTVASKTLESGSVFLASFIPAFAGILATSGHVSSAAMFNTVVMGGAQGYMQLASKILMPVSMSILGISLAGSVCGELKLETLAQAVKKTVIWILGLIMTVFVALLAMQSFITVPSDNVGIKAARFTVSNGVPFIGGAVSDSLSVMYGGIGIIRNNFGVFGIITGGVLILPSIISVLCYKLAFSLAASFSDLFGISQLTGLMKCAEGVSSIITAMLVSFLLMAVISISLMIFMAGGAV, encoded by the coding sequence ATGAAAACAGCTGTTATTAAAACATTTATTCTGCTTATCGTACTGCTCACGGCTGCAGCGTTTCCTTACAGGGCTTATGCCGAAGAAAGCGTAATAATCGACGGGTACAGTGCCGATATACCGCCTGAGCTTGAAAAGAGCCTCTCGGACGCAGGAATAACGCCGCAAAGCATAGACAGCGAGGCACTGTCTGTCGATAAGGTGATAAGCAATGTCACGGGTATGCTGTGGGAAAGCATCAAAAGCCCGCTGAAATTACTTATCTCGCTGATTTCGGTAACGCTTCTTTGCAGTATTGCAAACGTATTTGCGGATAACACAAGCGGAAATCTGAAAACTGTGTTTTCGCTCGTGTCGGTGCTTGCGTGCAGTACGATAACTGTGAGTGCCGCAAGCGATTCGCTGACAGTGGCATCAAAAACGCTTGAGTCGGGAAGCGTATTCCTTGCAAGCTTTATACCTGCTTTTGCCGGAATACTTGCAACAAGCGGTCACGTCAGCTCTGCGGCAATGTTCAATACCGTTGTAATGGGCGGTGCGCAGGGCTATATGCAGCTTGCGTCAAAGATACTTATGCCTGTATCAATGAGCATACTCGGAATATCGCTTGCAGGGAGCGTATGCGGCGAACTGAAGCTGGAAACGCTTGCACAGGCGGTGAAAAAGACGGTTATATGGATACTGGGTCTTATAATGACCGTATTCGTGGCGCTTCTTGCAATGCAGAGCTTTATCACTGTGCCGTCTGATAATGTCGGAATAAAAGCCGCAAGGTTTACCGTTTCAAACGGCGTTCCGTTTATCGGGGGAGCGGTTTCCGACTCGCTGTCGGTAATGTACGGCGGCATAGGAATCATACGGAATAATTTCGGTGTTTTCGGAATAATCACAGGGGGAGTGCTTATCCTGCCGTCAATAATTTCTGTGCTTTGTTATAAGCTGGCATTCTCGCTTGCGGCATCGTTCAGCGATCTGTTCGGCATATCACAGCTGACAGGGCTTATGAAATGTGCTGAGGGCGTAAGCTCGATTATCACCGCTATGCTCGTTTCGTTTCTCTTAATGGCGGTAATTTCGATTTCACTGATGATTTTTATGGCAGGAGGTGCGGTATGA
- a CDS encoding SpoIIIAH-like family protein — protein MKRPRINLILGKKHLVAAGLALVLAVGLYANFAIGSSADGKNVSGDNYGDTRLVSNEKSKTQADTDKDSDIVATAAKSDIRSDSASDSEEYFAKARIDKQASREEAKETLKSIYGGGDMTKDELAVVAQDAKQLTDLMEAENKIETTLKAQGFEDVLCYLSDNSANIIVKSSGLDTAQAAQIKSALLSEVEVAGENITIVEVQ, from the coding sequence ATGAAAAGACCGAGAATCAATCTTATACTTGGCAAAAAGCATCTGGTTGCGGCAGGACTTGCACTTGTGCTTGCGGTAGGGCTGTACGCTAATTTTGCCATAGGAAGCAGTGCCGACGGCAAGAATGTTTCGGGAGATAACTACGGCGACACAAGGCTCGTTTCAAACGAAAAATCAAAAACGCAGGCAGATACCGACAAGGACAGCGACATTGTCGCAACCGCCGCTAAGAGCGACATCAGAAGTGACAGTGCGTCCGACAGCGAGGAATACTTTGCAAAAGCCCGTATTGATAAGCAGGCGAGCAGAGAAGAAGCAAAGGAAACGCTGAAGAGCATTTACGGCGGCGGAGATATGACCAAAGACGAGCTTGCCGTTGTTGCACAGGACGCTAAACAGCTGACCGACCTTATGGAAGCCGAAAACAAGATAGAAACAACGCTCAAGGCACAGGGCTTTGAGGATGTTCTTTGCTATCTCAGCGACAACAGCGCTAACATTATCGTAAAGTCGAGCGGACTTGATACAGCACAGGCGGCTCAGATAAAGAGTGCATTACTGTCAGAGGTCGAGGTAGCGGGAGAAAACATCACTATCGTTGAAGTACAGTGA
- a CDS encoding SLC13 family permease, translating into MVIALLAAVITSFIVPPDEKYLDYFDYKTLACLFSVLAVVCALKNVQFFYILACNIVKKFRNIRLCTVVLVWVTFIGSMLIANDMALLTFLPLGYYVLHTAGKERYMAFTFIMQNIAANLGGMLTPFGNPQNLYLYSKFNIPIGEFTLIMLPPFILAVAMITLCCVIFVKPEPIELKSAPEKIDRKRTAAYLFLFAIAIIIVFNFIPYLIGMIFITLTLIVMDRKALAAVDYPLLFTFVFFFIFAGNMARIDVIKDLFSSALQLNPLLFSVISCQFISNVPSAILLSQFTNDYHSLLLGVNIGGVGTLIASLASLITLSKYNSLCPGKTGRYIAEFSAFNFSFLIVLTLFCSFLV; encoded by the coding sequence ATGGTGATAGCTTTACTGGCGGCGGTTATCACATCATTTATAGTTCCGCCCGACGAGAAATATCTCGATTATTTCGATTACAAGACGCTTGCCTGCCTTTTCAGCGTACTGGCGGTCGTATGCGCCCTTAAAAACGTACAGTTCTTTTATATTCTCGCCTGCAACATAGTAAAAAAATTCCGCAATATACGCCTTTGCACAGTAGTGCTTGTATGGGTCACCTTCATAGGCTCTATGCTGATTGCAAACGATATGGCTCTGCTGACCTTTCTTCCGCTGGGATACTATGTACTGCATACCGCAGGCAAGGAACGCTATATGGCGTTCACGTTCATAATGCAGAATATCGCCGCTAATCTCGGCGGTATGCTCACCCCTTTCGGAAATCCCCAGAACCTTTATCTTTATTCAAAGTTCAATATTCCGATAGGCGAATTTACGCTGATAATGCTTCCGCCGTTTATCCTTGCCGTTGCAATGATAACGCTATGCTGTGTTATCTTTGTAAAGCCTGAGCCGATAGAGCTTAAGTCCGCTCCCGAAAAAATCGACCGTAAACGCACAGCCGCTTATCTTTTCCTGTTCGCCATAGCTATAATTATCGTGTTCAATTTTATCCCGTACCTGATAGGTATGATTTTCATCACGCTGACGCTTATCGTTATGGACAGAAAAGCGCTCGCCGCAGTTGATTATCCGCTTTTGTTCACATTCGTATTTTTCTTTATTTTTGCCGGAAATATGGCAAGGATAGATGTGATAAAGGACCTGTTTTCATCTGCCCTTCAGCTTAACCCCCTGCTTTTCAGTGTGATTTCCTGCCAGTTTATAAGCAACGTTCCTTCGGCAATACTGCTCTCGCAGTTTACAAACGATTATCACAGCCTTCTGCTCGGAGTTAATATCGGCGGTGTCGGAACGCTGATAGCTTCGCTCGCAAGCCTTATAACGCTCAGCAAATACAATTCGCTCTGCCCCGGCAAGACAGGCAGATATATAGCTGAATTTTCCGCTTTCAATTTCAGCTTTCTTATTGTACTTACTCTATTCTGTTCGTTTCTCGTCTGA
- a CDS encoding SPFH domain-containing protein translates to MGLIKAAVGALSGTLGDTWKEAIHCPVIGNDTVVVNGEKMHNGNARSSNVKGTDNVISNGSAIMVEENTCMLTLDNGKITNVVTEPGRYILDNSTAPSIFAGQIKDSLKDLISRFTYGGTPATEQRVIYINLQKLPGIPFGTGTPVPYPDPRYNTTVELRFYGTFEVQIPDAENACKFYAEVLSKGVNAPQVYVKDIFKNEQYKNEFMQSLMVALNQLSAEGYSYNQITSQLNNLTNKTKDETANNWAQRGLMLTNIGLGPITISEETKELLKDRLKADTMLGGDVQRAMMTGAVARGIEAAGSNENGAMMGFMGMNMAMNAGNNVLGGMPAAPQQTTPQQPTPGGWKCSCGATNTGAFCSSCGAKKPEAWTCSCGQSNTGKFCANCGKSKEGDAPAAPAPSSWTCECGATNTGKFCAECGKSKPAAPKKYKCDKCGWVPADPEHPPKFCPECGDPFNEDDLV, encoded by the coding sequence ATGGGACTTATTAAAGCAGCTGTAGGCGCTCTCTCAGGTACTCTCGGCGATACCTGGAAAGAGGCCATTCACTGCCCTGTTATCGGCAACGATACTGTTGTTGTTAACGGCGAGAAGATGCACAACGGTAATGCAAGAAGCAGTAACGTAAAGGGAACCGACAACGTTATCAGCAACGGCTCGGCAATCATGGTTGAAGAAAACACCTGTATGCTGACCCTTGACAACGGCAAGATAACAAACGTTGTTACAGAACCCGGACGTTACATACTTGACAACTCGACAGCACCTTCGATCTTTGCAGGTCAGATAAAGGATTCGCTCAAGGATCTTATTTCAAGATTCACATACGGCGGAACACCTGCCACCGAGCAGAGAGTAATCTACATCAATCTTCAGAAACTGCCCGGCATCCCCTTCGGTACAGGAACACCCGTTCCCTATCCCGATCCCCGTTATAATACAACAGTAGAGCTGCGTTTCTACGGCACATTCGAGGTTCAGATACCCGATGCCGAGAATGCCTGCAAGTTCTACGCAGAAGTTCTCAGCAAGGGCGTAAACGCTCCTCAGGTCTACGTTAAGGACATTTTCAAGAATGAGCAGTATAAGAACGAGTTCATGCAGTCACTGATGGTAGCGTTAAACCAGCTTTCAGCAGAAGGCTACAGCTACAACCAGATTACAAGCCAGCTCAACAACCTTACCAACAAGACTAAGGACGAAACCGCTAACAACTGGGCACAGAGAGGTCTGATGCTCACAAATATCGGTCTTGGCCCTATCACGATCTCCGAAGAAACAAAAGAGCTTCTTAAGGATCGTCTTAAGGCTGATACAATGCTCGGCGGCGATGTTCAGCGTGCTATGATGACAGGTGCCGTTGCTCGTGGTATCGAAGCGGCAGGCTCAAATGAAAACGGCGCTATGATGGGCTTTATGGGTATGAATATGGCTATGAACGCAGGTAACAACGTTCTCGGCGGTATGCCTGCGGCTCCTCAGCAGACAACACCTCAGCAGCCGACTCCGGGCGGATGGAAATGCTCGTGCGGCGCTACAAACACAGGTGCATTCTGTTCTTCCTGCGGCGCTAAGAAGCCTGAGGCTTGGACCTGCTCATGCGGTCAGTCAAACACAGGCAAGTTCTGCGCTAACTGCGGCAAGAGCAAGGAAGGTGACGCTCCCGCTGCTCCCGCTCCTTCAAGCTGGACGTGTGAATGCGGCGCTACCAACACAGGCAAGTTCTGTGCAGAATGCGGCAAGTCAAAACCTGCAGCTCCCAAGAAGTACAAGTGCGACAAGTGCGGCTGGGTACCTGCCGATCCTGAACATCCTCCGAAGTTCTGCCCCGAATGCGGCGACCCCTTCAACGAGGACGATCTGGTATAA
- a CDS encoding zinc ribbon domain-containing protein yields the protein MDITSFILSILSWLAPLIVIGIIVLVIVSKVRSASQKYLGMSPSQAMELINKGVKEEATTPKGITALSEMYGPAITRDFPEIGYKGMEVKARNAIVAILNAIMNKNAESLKASEYTQDLINKVNNRITTLNANNEKEIFNNIKIHRCGIASYQNKSKEATARFEISLQYEYAKVSEEKADSAKPALMQTAYSVTLAYKQDLHEQTTSIVFSSNCPNCGAPIDASAKGKKCPYCGSGITEIADRIWLVNDFNLVK from the coding sequence GTGGATATAACATCGTTCATTCTTTCAATATTAAGCTGGCTTGCTCCGCTTATAGTCATCGGTATCATCGTACTTGTCATTGTGTCGAAGGTGCGGAGCGCATCGCAGAAATATCTCGGTATGTCGCCGTCACAGGCAATGGAACTGATAAACAAGGGTGTCAAGGAGGAAGCTACAACTCCTAAGGGTATAACAGCCCTCAGTGAAATGTACGGTCCTGCCATCACCCGTGATTTCCCCGAAATAGGATACAAGGGCATGGAGGTCAAGGCAAGAAATGCAATAGTCGCAATTCTCAATGCCATAATGAACAAAAATGCCGAATCGCTTAAGGCAAGCGAATATACGCAGGATCTTATAAACAAGGTCAATAACCGTATAACCACCCTTAATGCGAACAACGAAAAAGAGATTTTCAATAATATAAAAATTCACCGTTGCGGAATCGCAAGCTACCAGAACAAAAGCAAGGAAGCAACGGCAAGGTTTGAAATTTCTCTTCAGTATGAATATGCAAAGGTGTCGGAAGAAAAGGCAGACAGCGCAAAGCCTGCGCTTATGCAGACAGCGTACAGCGTAACGCTCGCTTACAAGCAGGATCTGCACGAACAGACGACAAGCATTGTATTTTCAAGCAACTGCCCCAACTGCGGCGCTCCCATTGATGCGTCTGCAAAGGGCAAGAAGTGTCCGTACTGCGGAAGCGGCATTACAGAAATTGCCGACCGTATATGGCTGGTCAACGATTTTAATTTAGTAAAATAA
- a CDS encoding Tim44 domain-containing protein, whose amino-acid sequence MKKIIVTFIATITAALLLCFSVSAFDNNDYGGGGGYDFGGGDYGGYDYGGNDYDSSSYSGDADPVSVIIGIGIVVVIIIISTIGGTKKKSSGGGTTRPSSMNGANVVLPNRTEQIEGIIKQKDPNFSASDLITFTKQVYIDIENAWCKRDMTPVRPVMHENLYNTTCKQVQAKIEQGVVYHYESIAIDTAYLTSYERDSQFEYVTAYLTSRMIDYQVDEKTGKIIRGDKTTRWVQKYKMKFVRSLGVETKTETGKMTGHNCPNCGAPLEISSSGVCEYCGSVVTTGQYSWVLTDFSGIRNDTVDDGIKGV is encoded by the coding sequence ATGAAGAAGATTATTGTAACATTTATTGCGACAATAACAGCGGCGCTTCTGCTCTGCTTTTCCGTAAGTGCATTTGACAATAACGACTACGGCGGAGGCGGCGGTTACGATTTCGGAGGCGGCGACTACGGCGGATATGACTACGGCGGTAACGACTACGACAGCAGCAGCTACAGCGGTGACGCCGACCCTGTTTCCGTTATAATAGGTATAGGCATCGTTGTTGTTATTATTATCATTTCGACAATCGGCGGAACTAAAAAGAAATCCTCCGGCGGCGGCACAACCCGTCCTTCATCAATGAACGGCGCAAACGTTGTACTGCCCAACAGAACCGAACAGATAGAGGGCATTATAAAACAGAAGGATCCCAACTTCTCCGCTTCCGACCTTATCACTTTCACAAAGCAGGTATACATAGATATTGAAAATGCCTGGTGCAAGCGTGATATGACCCCCGTAAGACCGGTTATGCACGAAAACCTTTACAACACCACCTGCAAGCAGGTACAGGCGAAGATAGAACAGGGCGTTGTTTACCACTACGAGAGCATTGCTATAGATACGGCTTACCTTACCTCGTATGAGCGTGATTCGCAGTTCGAATATGTAACGGCATACCTCACCTCAAGAATGATAGATTATCAGGTAGACGAAAAGACAGGCAAGATTATAAGAGGCGACAAGACTACACGCTGGGTTCAGAAGTACAAGATGAAGTTTGTACGTTCGCTCGGTGTCGAAACAAAGACGGAAACCGGCAAGATGACCGGACACAACTGCCCCAACTGTGGTGCGCCGCTTGAGATTTCTTCTTCCGGTGTATGCGAATACTGCGGCTCTGTTGTTACAACAGGTCAGTATTCATGGGTACTGACGGATTTCTCAGGTATAAGAAACGATACTGTAGACGACGGTATAAAGGGAGTATAA
- a CDS encoding TetR/AcrR family transcriptional regulator, whose translation MSELTKRAIQESFKKLLSNQPLDKITVKNITDDCGVNRNTFYYHYSDIYQLLEEIFLTEAQKSVEKMEVGQSWEEGLKTGLCFVKENKKLIYHVYNSLHRETIERYLYSVSLDFAGKFIDNVSKTLELSVSDDDKKFIASFYKYAIVGIVLDWLEGGMKSDPDELIERMSKLLSGTLKTVLENAVKK comes from the coding sequence ATGTCCGAGCTTACCAAAAGAGCAATACAGGAATCGTTCAAAAAACTGCTGAGCAATCAGCCCTTAGATAAAATAACGGTAAAGAACATTACCGATGACTGCGGAGTAAACCGCAACACGTTCTATTATCATTACAGCGATATTTATCAGCTTCTCGAAGAAATCTTCCTTACTGAAGCGCAGAAATCCGTAGAAAAGATGGAGGTCGGTCAGTCGTGGGAGGAAGGACTCAAGACAGGGCTTTGCTTCGTAAAGGAGAACAAGAAGCTGATATACCATGTATATAACTCGCTTCACCGTGAAACTATTGAGCGTTATCTTTACAGCGTTTCACTTGACTTTGCCGGCAAATTCATTGATAACGTTTCAAAGACGCTGGAGCTCAGCGTTTCCGACGATGACAAGAAGTTTATCGCATCATTCTATAAATATGCAATTGTCGGCATTGTCCTTGACTGGCTTGAGGGCGGTATGAAAAGCGATCCCGACGAGCTTATTGAAAGAATGTCCAAACTGCTCAGCGGCACTCTCAAGACCGTACTTGAAAACGCCGTAAAAAAGTAA
- a CDS encoding DUF308 domain-containing protein, protein MRFIKRAKVAYISTCAAIAVIGLILILFPEISMLAVCYMLGIAAIVFGIVKITGYFSADPYGLAFQFDFAFGIIAILLGLVVIIHPGNIMALVPVIMGIYFMIDGIMKIQTAVDAKRFGVRSWWLILVSAIVTGGIGILLLVNPFESAVALTVLLGITLLADGISNIWIAAYTVKAIKKEVHADDKIYVETSDREDKDD, encoded by the coding sequence ATGAGATTTATCAAACGTGCAAAAGTAGCATATATTTCCACTTGCGCCGCAATAGCGGTCATAGGACTTATACTTATTCTTTTCCCGGAGATTTCAATGCTTGCGGTATGCTATATGCTCGGAATAGCGGCTATAGTATTCGGTATTGTAAAAATCACGGGATATTTTTCAGCCGACCCCTACGGGCTGGCGTTCCAGTTTGACTTTGCATTCGGTATCATAGCGATCCTGCTCGGACTTGTAGTTATTATCCATCCGGGTAATATAATGGCTCTGGTACCAGTCATAATGGGCATTTATTTTATGATCGACGGCATAATGAAGATACAGACAGCCGTTGATGCAAAGCGTTTCGGCGTAAGAAGCTGGTGGCTGATTCTTGTCAGCGCAATAGTTACAGGCGGAATAGGAATACTGTTACTCGTAAATCCCTTTGAGAGTGCGGTAGCACTTACTGTTCTGCTCGGTATCACATTGCTTGCGGACGGCATTTCAAATATATGGATCGCCGCATACACAGTCAAGGCTATAAAAAAAGAGGTACACGCCGATGACAAAATCTATGTAGAAACAAGCGACAGGGAGGACAAAGATGATTAA
- a CDS encoding MMPL family transporter yields MIKLGKWITKHRVIILIVAVVLLIPSVLGMIATRINYDMLNYLPDTMETIQGQDILLNDFGKGAFSMIIVEDMEPKDVSALKEKIEAVDHVDSVIWYDSIADVSIPMDILPDKIKDAFNTDHSTVMAVFFDTSTSADETMEAINTIRNVTNNQCFVSGMSAMVTDLKNLCEQEEPIYVAIAVVLAVVVMMLFMDSFLIPIIFLASIGMAILYNLGSNYFLGEISYITKALSAILQLGVTMDYSIFLWHSYNEQKVRFDGDKERAMAHAISNSIISVASSSITTIAGFLSMCFMSFTLGADLGIVMAKGVVFGLIGCVTILPSLILVFDKAIEKTRHKQLMPKFDKVAKFITKRSWIFLIIFAVLIGPAVYGYNNTQKYYDLSQTMPQDMDFVIANTKLKDDFGMSNVHMILADSKLSQKDAKAMLDEVGKVDGVNLAVGFDSLIGSAVPSEMIPDSISDVLKSDKYQLMLVGSEYGTATDEVNNQVTEINNIIKKYDSSAMLIGEAPCTKDLIEVTDRDFKVVDVISIAAIFLIILVTFKSVSLPLILVAVIEFAIFVNLGIPCYTGTELAFIAPICISTIQLGATVDYAILMTTRYKKERNKGSDKNEAVYTALKSSIPSIIVSALGFFAATFGVGIYSNVDMISSLCALMARGAIISMVSVILLLPAMLKLFDKIIIHTSLGFKEARQAGKKTN; encoded by the coding sequence ATGATTAAGCTAGGCAAATGGATAACAAAGCACAGAGTAATCATTCTTATAGTTGCGGTCGTACTGCTGATACCCTCGGTACTCGGTATGATAGCTACAAGAATAAATTACGATATGCTCAATTACCTGCCCGACACTATGGAAACCATACAGGGTCAGGACATTCTGCTGAATGACTTCGGCAAGGGCGCATTCAGTATGATAATTGTAGAAGATATGGAGCCGAAGGACGTTTCCGCTCTTAAAGAAAAAATAGAAGCGGTAGATCACGTTGACTCGGTAATATGGTATGATTCGATAGCAGATGTTTCAATACCTATGGATATTCTTCCCGACAAGATAAAAGACGCATTCAACACCGATCATTCAACAGTTATGGCGGTATTCTTCGATACATCGACATCAGCCGATGAAACAATGGAAGCTATCAACACGATAAGAAATGTAACTAACAATCAGTGCTTCGTTTCGGGTATGTCCGCAATGGTAACAGATCTTAAAAACCTTTGCGAGCAGGAAGAGCCGATATATGTCGCTATCGCAGTAGTTCTTGCTGTAGTAGTAATGATGCTCTTTATGGATTCTTTCCTTATCCCGATAATCTTCCTCGCAAGTATCGGTATGGCTATTCTCTACAACTTAGGCAGTAACTACTTCTTAGGCGAGATAAGCTACATAACAAAGGCGCTTTCCGCTATACTGCAGCTTGGTGTTACGATGGACTATTCGATATTCCTCTGGCACAGCTACAACGAGCAGAAGGTAAGATTTGACGGCGATAAGGAACGTGCGATGGCACATGCCATTTCAAACAGTATCATTTCTGTAGCAAGTTCTTCTATCACAACAATTGCCGGCTTCCTTTCAATGTGCTTTATGAGCTTTACGCTCGGTGCGGATCTCGGTATCGTAATGGCTAAGGGCGTTGTATTCGGTCTTATCGGCTGTGTAACTATCCTCCCTTCACTTATCCTTGTATTTGACAAGGCTATCGAGAAAACAAGGCACAAACAGCTTATGCCGAAGTTCGACAAGGTGGCAAAATTCATCACAAAGCGTTCGTGGATATTCCTTATAATATTCGCAGTGCTGATAGGACCTGCGGTTTACGGCTATAACAACACACAGAAATATTACGATCTGAGCCAGACGATGCCTCAGGATATGGACTTCGTCATCGCCAACACAAAGCTGAAGGACGATTTCGGAATGTCAAACGTTCATATGATACTCGCAGATTCAAAGCTGTCGCAGAAGGACGCAAAGGCGATGCTTGACGAGGTCGGAAAGGTTGACGGCGTAAACCTTGCGGTAGGCTTTGATTCGCTTATCGGCTCGGCTGTTCCCTCAGAGATGATCCCCGATTCTATCTCGGATGTGCTTAAGAGCGATAAGTACCAGCTTATGCTTGTAGGCAGTGAATACGGAACGGCAACAGACGAGGTAAACAATCAGGTAACAGAGATAAACAACATTATAAAGAAGTATGACAGCTCGGCAATGCTTATCGGTGAAGCGCCCTGTACGAAGGACCTTATCGAAGTAACCGACAGGGACTTCAAGGTAGTCGATGTAATTTCGATAGCCGCAATCTTCCTTATCATTCTGGTAACCTTCAAGTCGGTTTCACTTCCGCTGATACTTGTAGCGGTAATTGAGTTTGCCATATTCGTAAACCTCGGTATTCCGTGTTACACAGGTACAGAGCTTGCGTTCATCGCACCTATATGTATCAGTACCATCCAGCTTGGCGCAACCGTTGACTATGCAATCCTTATGACAACAAGATACAAGAAGGAACGTAACAAGGGCAGTGACAAGAACGAAGCGGTTTATACAGCGCTTAAGTCATCAATACCCTCAATTATAGTAAGTGCGCTCGGCTTCTTCGCCGCTACATTCGGTGTAGGCATTTATTCAAACGTAGATATGATAAGCTCGCTTTGCGCACTTATGGCAAGAGGCGCAATCATAAGTATGGTATCGGTAATCCTGTTATTACCCGCTATGCTCAAGCTGTTCGATAAGATTATAATTCACACAAGCCTCGGCTTTAAAGAAGCAAGACAAGCCGGCAAAAAGACGAACTGA